One genomic segment of Ricinus communis isolate WT05 ecotype wild-type chromosome 3, ASM1957865v1, whole genome shotgun sequence includes these proteins:
- the LOC125369557 gene encoding uncharacterized protein LOC125369557 has protein sequence MEDSCKPVVHPQRRRNPNMKEVVKKEVVPNKEGMIVVKNEKDELIPTSTVTTFKLLSCVMVSSNWELPFEVMCDPSDFVVRAILGQSRDKWYQPIYYASKTLPNALEHYTTTEKELLAVVFAFDMFKLYLEFNIEIKDKKGAQNLAADYLSRLDNRKNRQWQLNELDECCNQAYGNSLIYKEHTKKWHDKRLRSTKKFPVGNNVLLYTSGLRLFPRKLKSFELHHLEKGNFKVNGHRLKHYYGTMAGQQERPRKRGVFKRRHSDEPSDPRAPAPPETSRPVRPPPPV, from the exons ATGGAGGATAGTTGCAAGCCAGTGGTGCACCCACAACGCAGGCGGAACCCGAACATGAAGGAAGTGGTTAAAAAGGAG GTGGTTCCCAATAAGGAAGGTATGATTGTGGTTAAAAATGAGAAGGACGAGCTTATACCGACTAGTACAGTAACGACTTTCAA GCTTTTGAGTTGTGTTATGGTTTCATCTAATTGGGAGCTACCATTTGAGGTTATGTGCGATCCTAGTGATTTTGTAGTTAGAGCTATTTTAGGACAGAGCAGAGATAAGTGGTACCAACCAATCTACTATGCTAGCAAAACATTGCCTAATGCCTTGGAGCACTACACCACCACTGAAAAGGAGCTTCTAGCTGTTGTTTTTGCATTTGACATGTTCAAATTATATTTG GAGTTCAATATTGAGATCAAAGATAAGAAAGGTGCTCAGAACTTGGCAGCAGACTACCTTTCTAGGCTAGATAACC GTAAAAATAGACAGTGGCAGCTTAATGAGTTGGATGAGTGCTGTAATCAAGCATATGGAAACTCCTTAATTTACAAGGAGCATACCAAGAAGTGGCATGACAAGAGGCTAAGGAGCACCAAGAAGTTCCCAGTTGGGAATAATGTGTTATTGTATACCTCAGGACTCCGACTCTTTCCTAGGAAGCTAAAGAGCT TCGAGTTGCACCATCTAGAGAAGGGAAACTTCAAGGTCAATGGGCATAGGTTGAAGCATTACTATG GTACTATGGCTGGTCAGCAAGAGAGACCCCGGAAGAGGGGTGTCTTCAAAAGAAGGCATTCAGACGAGCCCTCTGACCCTAGAGCTCCAGCTCCGCCAGAGACCTCTAGACCTGTGAGACCACCTCCGCCTGTGTAG